The Alnus glutinosa chromosome 1, dhAlnGlut1.1, whole genome shotgun sequence region TCAAAGAGTTACATCTATTTAAAATAATGTGAAGTCATGGGAATTAATTTTAGGCCAAGTGATGAGAAGGATGAGTCAATAAGACTGCAAGATCTGTCCCATTGACAGTAGTTGCTCCAATGGCAGGCAAGAGAGATGAGCCGGTCAGATTTCAGAATGGCCCAGGCCCTTAATAACAGAGGTTGATAGGTCACTATGAAACCAAAGAAAATTGTCAAGGCACCACCACTACTCCACCAACTACTAGGCTAATCTCATGAAGGAGGGCTAAGATTAAACGTTAGGGACGTTTGAGTTTTCGGTCAAAAcatactatttaaaaaatagcgaCGAATTCAAAacgtgtgatttgaaaacgtaatttttaaaaacgtagttaagtgtaaaataaaattacaatttggtctttaaaatcgtgtttttttttttataaacgaACCCGTTGCATGCGATTTGAAAGCATCAATTTTTTCacgtttttaaaatcatcattttcttaaaaacgtACTCCCAAACAATACCGTTtcagaaatttttgtttttatttttttattaaaaaaaacatttttaatttaagccaGTATAAagtagagagatagagagagagagagagagagagagagtaataatggaaagaaaaaaaaaaaaaagcaagacaATTCAACTCAACACAACTTGAGGGAGGTTTCGATCAGTTTTGCACAAAgtacatctttttcttttcttttttgtctggCTTGGGGGGCAAAAAAATTCTACTAAGTTACCACTTCACCAACCATTCTTTTTTATcacccccacacacacacacacacaaaaaagaaaaaagaaaaaggggacgGTACTAAATTATCTTTTCATCACATCAAGAAACTCTTTACCAGGCTCTTTCCTAagtaaaagtatatatatatatatatatagagagagagagagagagagagagagagagagagaaaaatgctacatttttcaaaatttttttctccaaaatttgatTCATAAATTATGTGTTACAATCttatataatttgttatttaaaaaaaaaaatatgtcattATTATTTCATGGAATTGTTACAAATGATGAAAACTGTGGCATTCTTCTAGTTTGGATTTGACAACAATTGGAAAAGTTCACTGGGTTTGGTATGGTACCCCATGGATCCtaatggttttttgttttcttctggGGGACTGTTCTTAGGCAGTTTTCTTCAGGACAGCCCGTGATGCTGCCCCTGCTGCATGTTCTGCTTTTCCACCATTTCTGTATGGACTATGAAGGAAAAATTGCCGAGTATCaatgagaagaaagaaaaaaagagagtgtATCTGGGTCTCCATGGGCCTACTAGTATCGCAAATTTCATTCTATGTACTCTGTTTTCAATTTCTGCAATATTTCACACAACAAAAAACACTTCTTTCCACCATTAATTACACGCTGAAATGGGTAGCTGGAAGATCTCACTCAGCATTAGCAAATGAGGAAAATAGTCTATTAATTCCAGTAGCTATCACCATCTAATTCCATgatagttagtatatatataagcctgagatacatatttataacaataaCATACGTACCCATGAAATCGATCATAAGCCGGCCATCTGAGAACCTTCCGGCGGGCATGTGAAAATAGGTCTCCCCATAAGGCGGCGTCGGTGTTATAAGGGTAGCAGATAATCCACCGGTATCAGAATTTGAGTCTCCGAAGTTGAAGATTGCCGGAAAGTCACAgtttttcaaagcaaaaacaggGTTCAGTGTGGAAGCATACAATAAAAGCATGCAAAAGCAAGAGATCAGACAAGTTGTAAAGTTGAGAATGATAGGAGACTCCATATTtggagaaaggaaaggaaaccAAGACGCTAGCTAGGGAGTTTGATGTTTGGAATGGAAGGAAAGATGGACGGACATCTATCTCTTACACAATTACGAAGTATATATCTAGAAAGATTGTACTTGTCAAAGGTACGTTGCTTTCCCATTCGTCTTTGAAATCTCTAGTGATAAGCTTACGAGGAAATTTTGGTTTCAAAGATGTGTATTTTAAATTCTAGAAGACTTATTATAACTTTTACTGTAATTTGCTTATAAATTTGATGCGACAATTTATAATTAGTGAAATAATTAAGTATGTTCACTCATCACCCTTCACGTGAGCATAAGagcttaatcatttaatcaattatGAACCATCACGATAAATTTGTATGAAAATTATAGTAGAAGTTGATAAGGATATTGGTAACGAatattgagaaaaagaaaaattccacAAGCATGCATGATGGGGCAATCTGATCAGTATTCTCCAATTCTCAATAGGACCAAGTTTtgcttttcttaaaaaaaaaacattcaaaaaaaaaaaaaacaacgctAGACATAAAACTATAAAACGTTGACAAACAAATCCTTATAATTTTACGGGTTGCAACAGCCATAAACAGATTGACAGTTACAGGCATAAAACTTTtagataaatgttattttgcatTATCCCAGCATATTCAATTGACGTTTTCTTCTTTGtaattaagattgatctaaaAGTTAATTGAACATACCACGCCAATTGAGTATGTTGGGAGAAtgcaaaatagcatttctcaaatttGTAATAGGCAATGTGAAACAAGCTGGTACTGAATCTTCCTTCCTCTTCGCCaagtaaagaaaataattgatttatgtTCTTCATTCCATCAATAGTGCCATAAGTGTAGTtatgaaaaaagtaaagaagtgaatgtagttgattttttttttttttgataataataatataatcttCATTGAAATCAAATAGGATGACCTTTCTCATCAAGCACAAGTAAATGAATACATTGAGGATACTCACCTATCGAGGTGAAGTCTAAAGACTGATTCACAGCCAATTTAGCCAGTGTATGTGCAACTTTATTACCCAACCGATTGACATGTTTGATATCCAACGGTTCTACCCTTTCAAGTAAAACCTATGTGTCTTCAATCAAATGCCCATAATCATGACTCCAACACTGACCGGGATTATTCAAAGCCATCACAATAGACAAAGCATCACCTTCAATAATCATTTGCTGCCACTCTTGATCGACACTAAACTTGACAGCCTCCCACACTGCAAGAGCTTCTGCCATCGTTGAGTCCATAAGAAACGGCACACACTTCGTCATAGCAGCCACCACATCCCCTTTATCATTGCGACCTACCACTCCAGTCCCCATCCTCCCCAAATCCGGACGAAGTGCCGCATCCCAATTGAGCTTCAAAACGCCTGCTGGAGGTCGAGACCAATTCGACGAGAGCCGAGGGATACCCGACCTACCCAAGACATGTGATGGGCCTACCATGaatgatgggccccatggtaggccgaatcttaaagatcccttacaagttccagatgggccaatcataaagtcaagggcgaagaagatcaaggaggcaatgcaaggattggtgcaatccacttgggcagagtttgcaaatttatcgagcaagactccaacattcaagataggcttgaaagaagaaaaaccaactttaattcatgtgatacaagcaacagatgggggcggcatagcctagtggtttcttgCAACTCTTTATTTTACTAAGTATAGAcatgtgggcctatttttatgtttctatggttgtaggcctttaggcctatttgttttattaagtggacttcttttattagctatagaagtgtagtttatgatattttgggcttgaagatgttcagcccatgtcttttaattgatgtaggccttagtaggttagggttttatagagaggttttaaaaagacttgtagccgcatattgatgagaatgtaaaatattatatttttcccctttatatttaatctcttatacttatttaatgcctaaatacactcatttttcttatattttgatttaggatacaaattgaggcattaaatgcaaaacaaagctaatttggcgattttggacagttttgacatcagttcgtaatctgggcataactctctcataaaagctccgattgagatgattcaagatgctgtgaaacgccaagaaaaaaatctacaacttttatgttttacgttttgagagatacaggatgaatcaaggtcgaaatcgggcttgaagttgacgttctgaggtggatctgatgcgatttattttaggaagttttcagatatggaaatttctttactttgagccttttcataatcatccaatcaattccagccaagcaaagcaataaatacaaagtcaagcaaaagaaagaaaaggaaggaaaagatgcTAGAggaccaagaaaataaagaagatattcgtggggaccacgtggaagaagacaacatgaaaggagcatctctttccatgacaaaggaATTTGactttctctccatacttggcagatttgtggggacttagACAAGAAAGAATCGAgaaagcatatggcaacaaaatttcccattgaaatcatcaccttcctaaTTATCCtagcatttattttatgtttaatattttccttaattagtcaaGATTTGGGTAGTGtaattttaggatagtatttggAATATCTTTCATTAGAAGATTTCCTAGGCTtatagcatatgggatgaaacgtgtataaaaggggggaaccatgaCACACCTTAGACCTTCTATCTTACAACACACATCTCCAATCTTCTATCTttcatcttctcccctcttctctaagttttagtcatggccctgcgtggctaaactttcataattggtcgaaggaaacggaagcctcggaatcaataaaactgtgagatctaatttgtttttattgttcaatttatgctttgagtatcagatgttcttctacacttattttcatgattgtctcgtttaattgctaggagtactactagtttattattcgttacAATCTATCgctaggttggatatcaaatccgtaattgtttgatccctccaatctatgaagcaactaagatttaatgatttgccgCGTCTAAgcaattattaaatcttaggaagaacatccgacgaaattaaatgcaaccgcgtGGCTTGTGTTGTTTcacttcatcgatctctctaattattaaggctgctactagattaaacctatagcgcgtgtcttgggttgtttagtagttagggttaattagagcgcgtCTAACTCTAATTAACTACTACTAAGGGGAGATAGGAAAACAGTTCCAACGATGAatattcaaagtatgaattgatatatatttgcatcgatgattagttgtaaaattccgatggtggaagttgacttagaccaatgtttcttacttgattgatattttaatttgaattgtttcttagttgtttttcttaaaattattttcatacttaaaacccccccccatccttgttcacgtagcataaaactcggctaattactctctgtgggatcgacccttacttgcactactacatatattttagaagtaaggtttttatttttgggtgctcgcgacagcacgccacatatgctagacaagttgattgcgaatgaagttttgttcttcatagaaaactttttcagttttctctacttgttcttgattgatctaagaacttatcaaaggcaaaccctttgtggcgttctaacCAAATTTAGGTTCTTggaacaagatttcaacgggtctagattctttggacttgatacttggctttcttgggtagatttcaatttgtttgtgggtTTAAAGGGGATTTCATCCTGCGGGTTCACATCAACATGTCTCTCCGTTGCAGTGGTTTCAAGCTCCTGCATCACCCCTTTCACTTTGTTCAAGACTTGGACAAGAGATTCCCAGCCACGATCAAAGACAAAAGAGTTTCTACGAAGCCACATAAACCACATAGTAATCAACACCTCTCCGAAAGACTTCACATCCAGTTTTTCACTCAGCTCTCGGAtgaaaccaaaaccaaaactatCATCTTCCTCTAATTTTAACTTTTGTATCTTTCTTGTACTCTCCTGCCACAAATGCCACCGAGGAAGGGCAAGTCCACAAAAGATGGGAAGGACTTTCAGGATGTATTAGGCAAAACGGACAAAAAGGATCCTCCACAACCTTTCTCTGAAGCAAGCTTACCTTGGTTGGAAGAATATCATTACACACCTTCCACACAAAGTTCTTTACCACTGGGGGTAAGGGCAGATTCCAAAGAAACTTCCAAAAACTTTGAATATCAAGTATTCTAGAACgagtaatgattgaacaccacctaaagatacaacttttcaccaccttgcctatgtggcaaggtggtcccctatcttaatttatttttaaaaaataaaaaaactcaaaaagtagtgggggaccaccttgccacatgggcaaggtggtgaaaagttgtatctttgggtggtgttcaatcattactctcCTAGAACACTCACCTTTGCCTGCAAGCCGTCTTTCTAGCTCAAGATAGTACGCATTTCACACCGTAAAAACGCCATGTTTTGTGCCCCTCCAAATCAGCCTATCCTCTCACAGCAAAGGACCGGGAATCAAACGGCTAATCATTTCCACCTCCACGGGGTCGAAATATTCGCCAAGGATATTAGTCTTCCATCTGCTTGTGAGTGGATCAATGAGCGAACAAACCTTGTCCTCATTATCCAAGCCGTTAGGGGGAGAATGAACCAGAAAATCATAAGAGTTGGGCAGCCACTTATCACCCCATATTCGAATCTTCTCTCCATTCCCTACACGCCATATTAATCCATTCTCTAGAACTGGGCGAGCCTTCAAAATATTGCGCCAAGAAAAAGAGGGATTGTGACCCAACGTTGCTAAGAGAAAGGATCCTCTGGGAAAGTACTTATCATTCATAATTCTGCCAACCAAGGGATTGAGGTCTTGGATTAACCTCCATCCCTGTTTGGCGAGAAGAGAAAGATTAAAAACTTCCAAGTCTCTGTAGCCTAGACCCCCATTAAGCTTGGATTGCCCCAATCTTGACCATTTCATCCACTTTAAACCTTTTGAAGAGCTCGTGTTACCCCACATTAACATGTTCATCACCTTTTCCAGATTCGTACAAAGGGTCTTCGGAAGCTTGAAAACACTCATAGAGTAGGTGGGAATGGCTTGGATCACAGACTTGAGGAGCACCTCCTTCCTTGCCTAGGAGAGGAATCTTTCCTTCCACCCATCTATCTTCTTTCTAACCCGGTTAAGTATGCCTTCAAAAGTCCTCCTCTTCGATCTACCAACCAAAGCAGGTAATCCAAGATGCTTCTCAAAAGAGTTTGTTGCCGAAATGCCACTAGAAGATAAAATGGACTCTCTGAACTCTCGTGTGGTGTTTCGGCTATGGAAGATAGAGGTTTttgaaacatttaattttttacctAAAGCTGCTTCATACTGGTTGAGGAGGTGACAGATATTTCCCCATTCTCGTGAGGTAGACTGACAAAACAGGAGACTATCATCAGCGAAGAAGAGATGACTAAGCTGATAACCTCTATGAGAAATCGAAACCCCAGTGAGACTCCCCTCCAACCTGTGTTTCAGCAGCAGGGAGCTTAAACCTTCAGTGCATAGCAAAAATAGGTAGGGGGATAGGGGATCCCCCTGCCTTAGGCCTCTGGAGGGATGAAATTGACCTTGGGGGACTCCATTAAGCAGCACTTAGAAGGACACTGATCACACACAAATATTGACAATCTGGATCCACTGATCAGCAAACCCCATTTTCCTCATCACTGCTTCCAAATAGTGCCATTCCACCCGGTCGTAAGCTTTGCTCATGTCTAACTTTATCGCCATATACCCTTTTTTGCCTCTTATCCGAGTACTCATTGTATGCAAAGCCTCATATGCAACAAGAACATTGTCCGTAATGAGTCTCCCCGGGACAAATGCACTCTGCTGAGGAGAAATAATGTCGACAAACTACAGGTTGAGCTAAGAAAGAATCTCGGATTGCTGTGTCAAAGTTAATTTTGGCTAGTAGGAGGTATCCAGCGTTCCAAGGGAGTTGGGATTTGATGCCAAGCAGTGTAGTGCTTCATAGAAGTCTTGTTAACATGCTGAGAGACTTTGATATCACCAAAGGAGAGAGCATCATGAAAGGCTTTGTTTCTGTAATAACACAAAAGATCACAAGACACAGctgcaaaaatttgaaacctaTAATGATTTGTTGTAGAGATTCCTAGAGATGTTGGCCGGGGAGATAATCAATTTGACCCAATCCACCATATTGGAGAAAAGGGCTTTAAGTGAGCTCAGCTAATTATGAAAGTGAATGTACAAGGTTCTTATAATATTTGTCTTTGTTATATTATGTTTCTGTCCAAATCATTGTTAAGTGAATGTACAAGGCTCAGTCTACTGTCCTTCAAGCTCTTTTGCATCTAGCTTGTTACAACATTAATTGCCACAACACTATGCaatcaatttttgttaattCTTCTAGAAATTGAATTTAGAGGTGGCTCTTTGATCTGTCAAATGGAAATTACTAACTATAGATGCGAGTCATTGCTACTATTCAAAGGGTACAAGAACCCAGTTTCAAAGATATCATTCTTGTTACTTTTGACGTACGTAATTGAAGATTATTATGCATAAAATCCACAACATTATCTAATCAATTTTTGCTAATTCTTCCAGAAA contains the following coding sequences:
- the LOC133861054 gene encoding uncharacterized mitochondrial protein AtMg00310-like, coding for MSVFKLPKTLCTNLEKVMNMLMWGNTSSSKGLKWMKWSRLGQSKLNGGLGYRDLEVFNLSLLAKQGWRLIQDLNPLVGRIMNDKYFPRGSFLLATLGHNPSFSWRNILKARPVLENGLIWRVGNGEKIRIWGDKWLPNSYDFLVHSPPNGLDNEDKVCSLIDPLTSRWKTNILGEYFDPVEVEMISRLIPGPLL
- the LOC133861064 gene encoding uncharacterized protein LOC133861064; the encoded protein is MAIKLDMSKAYDRVEWHYLEAVMRKMGLEGSLTGVSISHRGYQLSHLFFADDSLLFCQSTSREWGNICHLLNQYEAALGKKLNVSKTSIFHSRNTTREFRESILSSSGISATNSFEKHLGLPALVGRSKRRTFEGILNRVRKKIDGWKERFLS